A segment of the Leptolyngbya sp. NIES-3755 genome:
GGCGCAAGACGATCGAGTGATTGTGAGTCTTTTACCGATCGCGGATGGGCTAACTTTAGCGTTAAAACGATGAAGCAGAGTGTTCTCCTCGTTTTAATAGGGAGACTCCATACCAGCACAGCCCACTCATAAATAGCATCTCGCCGCCGTCTTCAAGCAGGTTAAAAAAGTTCGGGAATTCAGGACTGATCGAATCTACGATCACATGAACCGCATCCAGCACAATTCCACAGAACACCAGTCCAGCGAGTAATACTAAAACTCGTTTGCAAACATGGCGAAAAGTCTTGCTGCCAAGCCAATACGAAACACCAATGAGGGCAACAAAGAAAATTCCTGCGATCGCACTAACGGCAAGTTCTCCAAAATCTTGCGATCGCAGATTGAGCATTGATGGCAAATTGAGATATCTTGCAACTTCATCCCCCCACCGCTCGTGAAGGAAAAACAAGTCATCAATCAATAGATAGCAAAATAGCAGTGAAATCGACCAATATGCCCAATCAGACCGAATTCTTGTCAATGCAGCAAAACTGAA
Coding sequences within it:
- a CDS encoding hypothetical protein (hypothetical protein Sthe_0192;~similar to AA sequence:cyanobase_aa:LBDG_00580); the protein is MTKLSNQNLFEFLVLLLLTDFVIFGLHLAARFYPGTTSLYWAIDADRSFGETFQYIKELWLIFSFAALTRIRSDWAYWSISLLFCYLLIDDLFFLHERWGDEVARYLNLPSMLNLRSQDFGELAVSAIAGIFFVALIGVSYWLGSKTFRHVCKRVLVLLAGLVFCGIVLDAVHVIVDSISPEFPNFFNLLEDGGEMLFMSGLCWYGVSLLKRGEHSASSF